The Algoriphagus sanaruensis genome window below encodes:
- the clpB gene encoding ATP-dependent chaperone ClpB, translating to MDFKQFTIKSQEAIQKAAELTTSAGQPNIETAHLLKGIFAEDENVLEFLFKKLGANKQLVEQKLDEQLAKFPKVSGANQQPYLSGATNQVLTKAKDYLKTFGDEYVAIEHLLLGILAGSDTVAQLLKDQRLAEKPLIEAIKELRKGNKVTDPNAESKYRALEKYSKNLNELAKKGKIDPVIGRDEEIRRVLQILARRTKNNPILLGEPGVGKTAIVEGLAQRIVSGDVPENLKSKTLISLDMGLLVAGAKYKGEFEERLKAVIKEVTDSDGEIILFIDEIHTLIGAGGGGEGAMDAANLLKPALARGELHAIGATTLKEYQKYIEKDKALERRFQAVIVDEPDAADAISILRGIKDKYELHHGVRIKDDAVIAAVELSQRYISDRFLPDKAIDLMDEAAAKLRMEIDSLPQELDELNRRIMQLEIEREAIRRENNKDKEAILSKEIAELSEKRQSVKAKWESEKAVIMGIQREKEAIEKLKIEAEQAERAGDFGKVAEIRYGKIGESEKKLESFKTQLAEMQAGSPLLKEEVDNEDIAAVVSKWTGIPVSKMIQSEREKLLHLEDELGRRVAGQREAIAALSDAVRRSRAGLQDPKRPIGSFIFMGTTGVGKTELAKALAEYLFNDENAMVRIDMSEYQERHAVSRLVGAPPGYVGYDEGGQLTEAVRRKPYSVILLDEIEKAHPDVFNILLQVLDDGRLTDNKGRIANFKNTIIILTTNIGSHLIQERFAEMEEWNKDEILEKTKAEVFELLKKSVRPEFLNRIDETIMFEPLNKQVIRKIVDIQWREIQKRLAESNIEIEATTEVLDYLGEVGFDPNFGARPLKRTMQRLILNELSKQILAGYIKNDSAVLVDLDAEKQVYFKNIDATVEV from the coding sequence GCCTTATCTCTCTGGAGCGACTAATCAAGTTTTGACAAAGGCGAAAGATTACCTCAAGACTTTTGGGGATGAATACGTCGCCATCGAGCATTTGCTTTTGGGGATTTTAGCTGGAAGTGATACTGTCGCCCAGCTCTTAAAAGATCAGCGTTTGGCTGAAAAGCCCCTGATCGAAGCTATCAAGGAATTAAGAAAAGGAAATAAAGTGACTGATCCCAACGCAGAAAGCAAGTACAGGGCTTTGGAAAAGTATTCCAAAAACCTGAACGAATTGGCCAAAAAGGGTAAAATTGACCCTGTCATTGGCCGTGATGAAGAAATCAGACGAGTACTGCAGATCCTCGCAAGGCGAACCAAGAACAATCCCATTCTCCTTGGAGAACCGGGTGTTGGTAAAACCGCTATAGTCGAAGGATTAGCGCAGCGAATCGTCTCCGGAGATGTGCCGGAAAACCTAAAGTCAAAAACGTTGATTTCCCTGGATATGGGCTTGCTCGTAGCTGGAGCAAAGTACAAAGGGGAGTTTGAGGAAAGATTGAAGGCTGTAATCAAAGAAGTGACGGATTCAGATGGAGAGATTATCCTGTTCATCGATGAGATCCATACACTGATCGGAGCCGGAGGTGGAGGAGAGGGTGCTATGGATGCAGCTAATTTGCTGAAGCCTGCTTTGGCCAGAGGAGAACTCCATGCCATCGGTGCTACTACGCTGAAAGAATACCAAAAGTACATCGAGAAGGATAAAGCACTCGAGCGTCGATTCCAAGCTGTTATCGTGGATGAACCCGATGCTGCAGATGCAATTTCTATCCTTCGAGGAATTAAGGACAAATACGAACTTCACCATGGCGTGAGGATAAAAGACGATGCCGTCATCGCGGCTGTCGAGCTTTCACAGCGGTATATTTCTGACCGCTTCTTGCCTGATAAAGCCATTGACTTGATGGACGAGGCAGCAGCCAAACTGAGAATGGAGATCGACTCCCTTCCTCAGGAATTGGATGAGCTGAACCGCCGAATCATGCAGCTTGAAATTGAACGGGAAGCGATTCGTAGGGAAAATAACAAAGACAAGGAGGCTATTCTGAGTAAGGAAATTGCTGAATTGAGTGAAAAAAGACAGTCCGTGAAGGCTAAATGGGAAAGCGAAAAAGCGGTGATCATGGGCATTCAGCGAGAAAAAGAGGCAATTGAAAAGCTTAAAATCGAAGCTGAACAGGCGGAACGTGCTGGGGACTTTGGAAAGGTAGCTGAGATCCGATATGGCAAAATCGGGGAATCTGAAAAGAAGCTGGAATCCTTCAAAACCCAATTGGCGGAAATGCAAGCTGGTTCACCGCTTCTCAAAGAGGAAGTGGACAATGAAGACATCGCAGCGGTAGTGTCCAAATGGACAGGTATTCCGGTAAGCAAGATGATCCAATCCGAGCGGGAAAAATTGCTGCATCTCGAAGACGAACTTGGTCGAAGAGTAGCGGGTCAACGGGAAGCGATTGCGGCACTTTCCGATGCAGTTCGGAGAAGTCGAGCTGGACTCCAAGATCCCAAGCGGCCAATTGGAAGCTTTATTTTCATGGGAACTACAGGTGTAGGAAAGACCGAATTGGCAAAAGCCCTTGCTGAATATCTCTTTAATGACGAGAATGCGATGGTTCGGATTGATATGTCAGAATATCAAGAACGACATGCAGTAAGCCGATTGGTGGGAGCTCCTCCAGGCTATGTAGGTTATGATGAAGGAGGTCAGTTGACCGAGGCAGTGAGAAGAAAGCCTTATTCAGTGATCCTTTTGGATGAAATCGAAAAGGCTCACCCTGACGTGTTCAACATCTTGCTTCAAGTCTTGGACGATGGTCGTTTAACGGACAACAAAGGCCGAATCGCAAACTTCAAGAATACCATTATCATTCTCACTACCAATATTGGTTCGCACCTGATTCAGGAGCGATTTGCAGAGATGGAGGAATGGAACAAGGATGAGATCTTGGAAAAGACCAAAGCAGAGGTATTTGAATTGCTTAAGAAATCTGTCCGACCCGAATTTCTGAACCGAATCGATGAGACCATCATGTTTGAACCGCTTAACAAGCAGGTTATCCGTAAGATCGTAGATATTCAATGGAGAGAAATTCAGAAGCGATTGGCTGAGTCTAACATCGAAATCGAAGCAACAACAGAAGTGCTAGATTATTTGGGCGAAGTAGGCTTTGATCCGAACTTCGGAGCTCGACCGCTTAAGCGAACTATGCAACGATTGATCTTGAATGAGCTTTCTAAGCAGATATTGGCGGGTTATATCAAAAATGACTCGGCAGTTTTGGTGGACTTGGATGCTGAAAAGCAGGTTTATTTCAAGAATATTGATGCGACGGTGGAAGTTTAA
- a CDS encoding acetyl-CoA carboxylase biotin carboxyl carrier protein subunit: MFSVSLQNTTYTVEKNKEQLVINQDLINWDLQWVDENRIHLVKNGKSFEAELISLDHQTKSLKIRLGHQTAEIQIKDQFDILLEKMGFAGSGGSHLKEVKAPMPGLILDLKVKPGDQVKKGDVLLILEAMKMENIIKAPGDAQVKDVKVSVKQSVEKNQVLIQF, from the coding sequence ATGTTTTCAGTTAGCCTTCAAAATACGACTTATACTGTCGAAAAAAACAAAGAACAACTTGTCATCAACCAAGATCTAATCAATTGGGACCTTCAATGGGTAGATGAAAATCGAATTCATCTTGTTAAAAATGGGAAATCATTTGAAGCAGAACTTATCAGTCTGGATCATCAAACCAAATCATTAAAAATTCGGCTTGGTCACCAAACAGCTGAAATCCAAATAAAGGATCAATTTGATATTTTACTTGAAAAAATGGGATTTGCTGGATCTGGTGGCTCTCATCTAAAGGAAGTAAAAGCACCTATGCCAGGGTTGATTTTGGACCTGAAAGTAAAACCCGGAGATCAAGTCAAGAAAGGCGATGTATTGCTGATATTGGAAGCCATGAAAATGGAAAATATTATCAAAGCACCTGGCGATGCTCAAGTAAAGGATGTTAAAGTTTCCGTCAAACAAAGTGTTGAGAAAAACCAGGTCCTAATCCAATTTTGA
- the frr gene encoding ribosome recycling factor, which translates to MEEIELFLDEAKELMQKAVDHTAAELVKIRAGKAMPNLLDGIFVEYYGSPTPLNQVSSVTTPDARTLAIKPFERNLISQIEKAIINSDLGLAPQNNGEIIILTIPALTEERRIQLVKQAKSECETGKISIRSVRKDTNESLRKLQKEGASEDAIKRAEEQVQKFTDNYSAKIDELLVKKEADIMKV; encoded by the coding sequence ATGGAAGAAATCGAATTATTCTTAGACGAAGCCAAAGAATTGATGCAAAAAGCTGTGGATCACACTGCAGCTGAATTAGTAAAAATCAGAGCGGGCAAAGCAATGCCAAACCTCCTGGATGGTATTTTTGTTGAATATTACGGATCCCCCACACCCTTAAATCAGGTTTCATCCGTAACTACACCAGATGCAAGGACGCTTGCGATTAAGCCATTTGAGCGAAATCTGATTTCCCAAATCGAAAAAGCAATTATCAATTCTGACCTTGGACTTGCTCCCCAAAACAATGGTGAAATCATCATTCTCACTATTCCGGCTTTGACTGAAGAGCGCAGAATACAATTAGTGAAGCAAGCAAAATCCGAATGTGAAACAGGCAAAATATCCATCCGGTCAGTTAGAAAAGACACGAACGAGTCTCTTAGAAAACTTCAAAAAGAAGGTGCTTCAGAAGATGCCATCAAACGAGCCGAAGAACAAGTCCAAAAATTCACGGACAATTACTCGGCGAAAATCGATGAACTTCTGGTCAAAAAAGAAGCAGATATTATGAAAGTCTAA
- the pyrH gene encoding UMP kinase, whose protein sequence is MKYKRILLKLSGEALMGEKKYGIDPVRLQQYADEIKKVKDMGVEIAIVIGGGNIFRGVQAEKSGIDRVQGDYMGMLATLINAMALQSALEQNGMFTRLMSGIKIESVCEPFIRRRAIRHLEKGRIVIFGAGIGNPYFTTDSTAALRAIEIESDVVLKGTRVDGVYTADPEKDASATKYQNISFDEVYKKNLNVMDMTAFTLCQENNLPIIVFDMNKDGNLSKLVQGEEIGTLITA, encoded by the coding sequence ATGAAATATAAACGCATTCTACTCAAGCTCAGCGGAGAGGCCCTTATGGGTGAGAAAAAATATGGAATTGACCCTGTCCGTCTTCAGCAGTACGCTGATGAAATTAAAAAAGTGAAGGATATGGGCGTAGAAATTGCAATTGTGATCGGTGGAGGGAATATTTTTAGAGGTGTACAGGCCGAAAAATCTGGCATCGACCGGGTGCAAGGCGACTACATGGGGATGCTGGCGACCTTGATCAATGCCATGGCCCTTCAAAGCGCACTTGAACAAAACGGCATGTTTACTCGATTGATGTCCGGCATAAAAATCGAGAGTGTCTGCGAACCTTTTATTAGAAGAAGAGCAATCAGACATCTTGAAAAAGGCCGAATCGTAATTTTCGGTGCGGGAATCGGTAATCCGTACTTCACTACAGATTCTACAGCTGCTCTCAGAGCAATTGAAATCGAATCGGACGTAGTTCTCAAAGGAACTCGTGTTGACGGTGTCTATACCGCAGACCCAGAAAAAGACGCTTCTGCTACCAAATATCAAAACATTTCTTTCGACGAGGTGTATAAGAAAAACCTCAACGTCATGGACATGACTGCTTTTACCCTTTGCCAAGAAAACAATCTTCCCATCATTGTATTTGATATGAACAAGGATGGAAACCTCTCCAAGTTGGTACAAGGCGAAGAAATCGGAACATTGATCACCGCATAA
- a CDS encoding pyridoxamine 5'-phosphate oxidase family protein yields MLFSHSESPTEIWQSIKHELHRGALDPKHPFRFVNLGTLGNGIPQVRTVVLREVTQNMGFLVFTDFRSEKVREIQSSPMIALHFYHPKKMLQVRVEAKAEIHFQDTLSDNYWRKLPDARKAEYTSCLPPGTSVSNSELGWESGENSFFTVLNFIPHRLDVLQLSKEGHLRIQFEKANDWKGQWLVP; encoded by the coding sequence ATGCTCTTTTCCCATTCAGAAAGTCCAACCGAAATTTGGCAATCTATTAAACATGAACTCCATCGCGGAGCATTGGATCCTAAGCATCCGTTTCGATTTGTGAATTTGGGGACGTTGGGAAATGGAATTCCACAAGTTAGGACGGTGGTTTTGAGGGAGGTTACGCAGAATATGGGATTTTTGGTCTTTACTGATTTCCGTTCTGAAAAAGTTAGAGAAATCCAGAGCTCTCCGATGATCGCACTTCATTTTTATCATCCCAAAAAAATGCTTCAGGTCCGAGTGGAGGCAAAGGCAGAGATTCATTTTCAAGATACTCTTTCGGATAATTATTGGAGAAAATTGCCAGATGCCAGAAAGGCTGAATATACGAGTTGCTTGCCTCCAGGAACTTCAGTTTCAAATTCTGAATTGGGATGGGAGTCGGGTGAAAATTCCTTTTTTACGGTCTTGAATTTTATTCCTCACCGCTTGGATGTACTTCAGCTGAGTAAAGAAGGTCATCTCCGAATCCAGTTTGAAAAAGCAAATGACTGGAAAGGTCAATGGCTCGTGCCATGA